TGAGCTGAGGATCGTCGGCAAGCACGGTGCCGATGCCGGTCAACACGGCATCGACCCGGCCCCGTTCGCGGTGCACCATGCGGCGCAGCCGTTCGGACGAAATCCAGCGAGAGGCCCCGCCGTGGGCGGCGATCGCGCCGTCAATCGTCTGCGCCCACTTGGCGGACACCCACGGAAGTCCCGTCGTCACGCGATGAACGAAGGGAGCATTGAGCGCCGACGCCGAGGGGTGCGCCCGTTGCATGGCGACGATGCCCGCCTCTCGCAGGGCCGCCGCGCCACCACCGGCGATCGGGTTCGGATCGGCCGTCGCGTAGATGACCCGGGCGACACCGGCGCGGATGATCGCGTCGGTGCATGGAGGGGTCCGCCCGTGATGGCGACAAGGTTCGAGTGTGACCACCATCGTCGCGCCGCGAGCGTTCGAAGCAGCATGGCGGAGCGCCTCGACTTCGGCGTGCGCTTCACCTAGCCGACGATGATGGCCTCGGCCGACCTCGCGGCCGTCGGACGCGAGAATGACGCAGCCCACCATCGGGTTCGGCTCGACATGACCGTGGCCGCGAACGGCAAGGCGAACGGCGGTCGAGATCGCTTGATCGATGCACTCGGCCTCGCGCGGAGAGAGGCTCTCGCTGGAGTCGGCGGATCCGGTCATGTGGCGACGGAGACCTGCGCGGAAAGTTCCACCGGGGGCTCCTGAGTCGCACTCTCAACGGTCGCCCTAGCGACAGTTCCACCACTCACCGTGGCGGGTGAGGGCGTGCGTTCACCCTCGCGAATCGAGGTGCGCTCTTCGAGCGTGACGCCCGGAGGAGGCGCGACTCGCGCCGTCGGTGCAAGCGACATCGTCGCAATGAGGAGGTCGTCGTGGAGAATGCCGCCGCTCCACTGATCGATCTGCGAAGCGAGGAACTCGCTCCAGCGCGGAGGCGCCGGCTGCCGGCTGCACGCTTCGCGAAGCCGCGACTCGCCGAAGACACGACCGCGCCGATCGCGCGCCTCGATCACACCATCGGTGACGAGGATGAGCGTCTCGCCCGGCTGGAGCCAGGTGACCTCCTCGGTGACTTCGAACTCCGTGTGGGCGATGGCTCCGAGCAGATACGCCGTGCTCTCGCGCGATTCGACACCGCCATTGCGTCGTCGCAGGACCGCGGCCGGATGACCTGCATTCGCAACGACCAGGCGCCCCGTGTGCGGATCGAGTTGGGCTGCGACCGCCGTTCCGAAGATGACATGCTTCGAGAGCGTGAGATAGATGTAGCGGTTCAATCCCGCCAACACCGCCGACGGTGAGATCAGCGGGTTCTCGGCGCGAATGCGATCAAGTTCGCCAGCAAGTCGATTGACCGTCATCGCGGCGGCGAGCCCATGCCCGGTGACATCGATGACCACCGCGTGGAAGCGATCAAGCGGGTCGGTCCAGGCCTGCACGAAGTCTCCGCCGAGCTCGCGCATCGGTCGGTAGAGGAGGTCGAATTCCACATCCTCGTGCTTGGAGGGGTGTGGGAAGAGACTCTCATGAATCTTCCGGGCCTGGGAGAGCTCGCGGCGCAACTCCATGAAGCCCTGGCTGGCCATGCGGCGTCCAAATCGGCGGCGATGACGACTCAGGCGCCACCAGCACGCCACCATGCCCGGAATGAGCACCAGCGGCAGGAGGAGCGTGCTCAGGAGCGGCTCAATCCACCAGCCGGAGTCTTGGAGGACTTCGCCGCGCACCTGGACCACTCCGCCGTGCTGATTGAGGAGCAATGCGGCGACGCCATAAGCCACGATCAGCGGCACCATCGGACGAAGGCTCTCGCGAGGAGACCATGGCAGGATCAGGCACGCGGAGAAATGCCAGAAGAAGATGCTCTGCACCGGGCTGAAGGTCTCGGTCGCACCAAGCAAGGCCGCAACCGACTCGAGGGCGAGGTGCACGCCCCCGAGGAGCACGATCATCCAGCTTGCCTCGTGCACGAGGGCTTCGCGCGTTTCGACGCGACGCGTCCTGATGAGTGCGAAGACCGCAAGAATGGCAAAGTGGGCGACGCTGCTGGCGAAGGCCGCAGGCAGGGTCAGGCTGTCGAACCCCTGGCGCAGGACCGCTTGGTCGGCGGTCACCAGGCGCTCCGGAGCCTGCATGCTCGAAGCCCACCAGATCAGCAGATAGGTCCCCAGGGCGAAGATCTCCAGCAGCGCAAAGACCGCGCAGAGGATCAGGAAGCGCGTGCGGAACCAGCGCTCCATCTCTCGCTCGTACTCCCCGCGGAAGAGGCCGGGGAGGTTCTGTTCGGATGCGGACTCGCTCATGGACACGATGGAAAGGTCAGTTCGGGCTCGGGAGGCGTCGGGTTCGCGCCGGAGGCAACGCAGGTTGAATCACCTTGAGACGCTCCAACCAAGCGACAGTATCCCGCGCGGCTGATGAGGCCGCACGAGCACGGGGAATTGGGAACAAGGGCAGTGAGATTGCGGGCCGAATTCCGGATCAGGTCTTCGCGAGCACCTCGTCCTTGAGGCGATCGGGCATGATGCGATAGGTGTGCGGCTCCATGCTGGAGCTTGCACGGCCCTGCGTCATGGACCTGAGCGTGGTGGTGTAGCCGAAGAGCTCCGCAAGCGGAACCTCGGCATGAATGATGCGGGAAACGCCGCGCATCTCACTGTCCACGATGTGACCTCGTCGCGAGGCGAGATCGCCTGAGACGCTGCCGAAGAACTCATCGGGCGTGGTCACGACGACCTTCATGATGGGCTCAAGCAGGGCGAGGCCAGCCTGCGTGCACGCCTCGCGGAAGGCGAGGGCACCCGCCTGCTCGAACGCGATCTGGCTCGAGTCGACATCGTGGTAGCTGCCGAAGACGAGCTGCACCCGGACATTGATGACCGGGTACCCGCCGAGGATGCCGCTTGCGGCCGCCTGGCGCGCGCCGTACTCGACGCTCGGGATGTACTCGCGCGGGATGACGCCGCCGGTGATCTTGTCCTGGAAGACCACACCATCCTTGAGCTCCAGCTCCTCGGCCTCGGCCTGTTCCGGGGTGATCGGCTCCACGGTGACATAGGCGTCGCCGAACTGGCCGCGACCACCGGTCTGCTTCTTGAAGAGACCACGCACGCGCTCGGCACGGCCGACGATCGTCTCGCGATAGGCGACGCGCGGCTTGCCGACATTGACGCCGATCTTCATGTCGCGCGTCAGCTTGTTCTTGATGATCTCCAAGTGAAGCTCGCCCATGCCCGAGATGATCGTCTCGCCCGTCTCATCGTTGTAGTTGGAGCGGAAGGAGGGATCTTCGCGGCGGATGGTCGTGAGGGCTTCGCCGAGCTTCTTCTTGTCGTCGGCGGTGATGGGCTCGATGGACATCGAGATCACCGGCTCCGGGAAGACCATGCGCTCGAGGATGATCGGATGATCCGGGTCGCAGAGGGTGTCGCCGGTGAAGCTGTCCTTGAGGCCGACCACGGCCACGATCTGGCCGGCGCCCGTTTCATCGAGCGCTTCGCGGTCGAGGGCGTGCATCTCGTAGAGACGGCTGATGTTCTCCTTGCGGCCGTTGCCGGGGTTGAGCACGCGGCTGCCCTTGGTCAGCTTGCCGGAGTAGATGCGCAGGTAGGTGAGGGTGCCCGCGACATCGGCCACCACCTTGAAGACCAGCGCCGAGAAGGGCGCGTCCTCCGTGTGGGGCCGAGTGAGCTTGGTGGAAGGCTCCTTGGGATCGACGCCTTCGACATCCTCGCGCTCGGTGGGGTTCGGCAGGTACTCGATCGCCGAGTCGAGCACCTTCTGGATGCCGACATACTTGAGCGCCGAGCCGCAGAGGACGGGGAACGCGCGGCGATCGATGGTCGCCTTCCGAAGCGCCGCCTTCATTTCGGGAACCGTGATCGAGTCGTGATCGTGGATGTACTTCTCGGTGAGCTGCTCATCGAGCTCGGCGATGCGCTCGACCATCTGGGCGCGCCAGATGGTGGCGGCATCCTTCCAGTCATCGGGAATCTCAGTCTCGGTGATGGTGGTGCCGTCATCCTCGGCCTTCCAGAAGAGCGCCTTCATGGTCATCAGGTCGATGATGCCCTTGAAGTCCGGACCGTTTCCGATGGGAAGCTGAATGGCAATGGCGTTCGCACCGAGGCGCTCGCGAATCGAGTTGAAGCTGAACTCGAAGTCGCCGCCCATCTTGTCCATCTTGTTGATGAGGCAGAGGCGCGGCACGCCGTAGCGCTCCGCCTGTCGCCACACCGTTTCCGACTGGGCTTCGACACCTTCCTTGCCGTCAAAGACCGCCACCGCGCCGTCGAGGACGCGCAGTGAACGCTCCACCTCGATGGTGAAGTCGACATGGCCCGGGGTATCGATCAGGTTGACCTTGTAGTCGACCCCCTGGAAAGTCCATGGGCAGCTCGTCGCCGCGGATTGAATGGTGATGCCGCGCTCCTGCTCTTCCTGGAGGCTGTCCATCGTGGCGGTGCCTTCGTGCACTTCGCCCATGCGGTGGATCTTGCCGGTGTAGAAGAGGATGCGTT
The Phycisphaeraceae bacterium genome window above contains:
- the ribD gene encoding bifunctional diaminohydroxyphosphoribosylaminopyrimidine deaminase/5-amino-6-(5-phosphoribosylamino)uracil reductase RibD, coding for MTGSADSSESLSPREAECIDQAISTAVRLAVRGHGHVEPNPMVGCVILASDGREVGRGHHRRLGEAHAEVEALRHAASNARGATMVVTLEPCRHHGRTPPCTDAIIRAGVARVIYATADPNPIAGGGAAALREAGIVAMQRAHPSASALNAPFVHRVTTGLPWVSAKWAQTIDGAIAAHGGASRWISSERLRRMVHRERGRVDAVLTGIGTVLADDPQLTPRGVTKRRTPMRVVFDPELTIPLEAALVASADRVPLLIAAHPEAITRRHDHAARLRERGVVLIEVEGPLHALLLILARDHGVSRLLVESGGGLLGALERENIINERWVVISPRLAGDPRAPRAIRGFEPATPDDMRRHTLAGAWQRGDEMVLLYRNLEGPRA
- a CDS encoding serine/threonine-protein phosphatase — encoded protein: MSESASEQNLPGLFRGEYEREMERWFRTRFLILCAVFALLEIFALGTYLLIWWASSMQAPERLVTADQAVLRQGFDSLTLPAAFASSVAHFAILAVFALIRTRRVETREALVHEASWMIVLLGGVHLALESVAALLGATETFSPVQSIFFWHFSACLILPWSPRESLRPMVPLIVAYGVAALLLNQHGGVVQVRGEVLQDSGWWIEPLLSTLLLPLVLIPGMVACWWRLSRHRRRFGRRMASQGFMELRRELSQARKIHESLFPHPSKHEDVEFDLLYRPMRELGGDFVQAWTDPLDRFHAVVIDVTGHGLAAAMTVNRLAGELDRIRAENPLISPSAVLAGLNRYIYLTLSKHVIFGTAVAAQLDPHTGRLVVANAGHPAAVLRRRNGGVESRESTAYLLGAIAHTEFEVTEEVTWLQPGETLILVTDGVIEARDRRGRVFGESRLREACSRQPAPPRWSEFLASQIDQWSGGILHDDLLIATMSLAPTARVAPPPGVTLEERTSIREGERTPSPATVSGGTVARATVESATQEPPVELSAQVSVAT
- the fusA gene encoding elongation factor G, translated to MVTDLSKVRNIGICAHIDAGKTTVTERILFYTGKIHRMGEVHEGTATMDSLQEEQERGITIQSAATSCPWTFQGVDYKVNLIDTPGHVDFTIEVERSLRVLDGAVAVFDGKEGVEAQSETVWRQAERYGVPRLCLINKMDKMGGDFEFSFNSIRERLGANAIAIQLPIGNGPDFKGIIDLMTMKALFWKAEDDGTTITETEIPDDWKDAATIWRAQMVERIAELDEQLTEKYIHDHDSITVPEMKAALRKATIDRRAFPVLCGSALKYVGIQKVLDSAIEYLPNPTEREDVEGVDPKEPSTKLTRPHTEDAPFSALVFKVVADVAGTLTYLRIYSGKLTKGSRVLNPGNGRKENISRLYEMHALDREALDETGAGQIVAVVGLKDSFTGDTLCDPDHPIILERMVFPEPVISMSIEPITADDKKKLGEALTTIRREDPSFRSNYNDETGETIISGMGELHLEIIKNKLTRDMKIGVNVGKPRVAYRETIVGRAERVRGLFKKQTGGRGQFGDAYVTVEPITPEQAEAEELELKDGVVFQDKITGGVIPREYIPSVEYGARQAAASGILGGYPVINVRVQLVFGSYHDVDSSQIAFEQAGALAFREACTQAGLALLEPIMKVVVTTPDEFFGSVSGDLASRRGHIVDSEMRGVSRIIHAEVPLAELFGYTTTLRSMTQGRASSSMEPHTYRIMPDRLKDEVLAKT